The Priestia megaterium NBRC 15308 = ATCC 14581 region AAGAATTTATGAAATCGCTCATTAGGATGACCTTTTTCTTTATATTCATGGACAATGTTCTCGACTATTTCAATAATGTCATCAGGTGCTATGCCTTCCGCCACAATTTGACCTGAATGCGCATTGCGTCCAACCGTTTTAGCTCCTAAAAATAAATCAAACGCACCTTTTCTATAGACAATGCCGATATCTTCTTGAACTGCGCCATAGCAGGCCATGCCGCATCCATTAATACCAAGCTTCAGCTCTTTTGGCATGTCCATTCCCCCGAGGCGCTTTTGTAATTCTTCCGTATGTGGAATAGCATCGCTTTTTTCTCCGTCACAAAAATCACACGCTTTGATTGTGAACACATCTCCGACCGGAGATAGTAAAAAGGAAGCTGCTTGGAGCTTTTTAATAATCACATCTGGTTGAGTCGTTGGGATTTGCAGTTTGATTTGATGGTCAGGTGTATACTCCATCGTACCTTTTTCACCAACAACTTCTGCTAGTGTTGTCATTTGAACAGGCGTGAATTTCTTATTTGCAAGTCCTGGACTAACCGCCACTTCGAAAATGGACTGTATTGGCTGATGTACGACCGCAGAAGTAGGTTCACCTAAAATTGCTTGAAGCGCTTCTTCTGCAAGAACTCGTGAAGTTGCTGTTTCTTCTGGTGTGGTCTGAACTGCTTCAATAGCTGAAGCTGTTTGCTTTACAGTCTCTTCTTGATCGAGAGCCCACGGTTCCGCTTCTTTTCGAAGTCGCTGATGCGGTCTTAGCGGCTGCTCCGTTTGGTTAAGGGTATATTTCCGCTGATATCCGCGCGGTGTAATCATTAAATCGTCGTAAAAAAACGTAGATGAATTCCCGACAACAACGGTAGTCAGCATGCCAATTTCATGATTTAACATGTCTTTTAAGTTGGTCATTACGACTTCTTCACGGTGACGATAAGCGCTTTTCACAAGACCAACAGGCGTATCAGGAGAACGGTACTTTAATAGAATCCTCTGTGCTTCAACAATTTGTCTTGTTCGTCTTCCGCTTTTTGGATTGTAAAAAGCCACTACGAAATCTGCTTGTGCAGCTGCTTCGATTCTTTTTTCGATTAGTTCCCATGGCGTAAGGTGGTCACTTAAACTAATTGTACAAGCATCATGCATCACGGGCGCTCCAAGGAGGGATGCGCATGAATTAATAGCCGAAATGCCAGGAATTACTTCCAGCTCTACGCCCGTTTCTTTTTTCCAACCTTTTTCAATCAACACTTCATACACAAGGCCTGCCATTCCATATACTCCTGCATCTCCGCTTGAAATGACAGCCACGGTTTTTCCTGCTTCAGCTTGCTTTACAGCTTCTTGTGCACGGCTTACTTCTTCGGTCATTCCCGTACTAATAATTTGCTGATTCGTTAACAGTCCTTGAATTAATTCCACATAGGTTTTGTAACCGATGATCATATCACTTTCTTGAATGGCTTCTCTTGCTCGCTGTGTAATATGTTCAAAGCTTCCCGGCCCAAATCCGATAACTAACAGTTTACCTTTCATGCTAGCTCCTCCTTTATGCGTTACTTTTTACTTTATCAATTCCTTCTATGGAGTCACTGTTTTCCGGGGAAACGAAACCATTTTGATCATATTCATAAATAATCGATTCCTTTATACTGCAGCCTCCTGCTAAATGTTCTT contains the following coding sequences:
- the cobJ gene encoding precorrin-3B C(17)-methyltransferase, encoding MKGKLLVIGFGPGSFEHITQRAREAIQESDMIIGYKTYVELIQGLLTNQQIISTGMTEEVSRAQEAVKQAEAGKTVAVISSGDAGVYGMAGLVYEVLIEKGWKKETGVELEVIPGISAINSCASLLGAPVMHDACTISLSDHLTPWELIEKRIEAAAQADFVVAFYNPKSGRRTRQIVEAQRILLKYRSPDTPVGLVKSAYRHREEVVMTNLKDMLNHEIGMLTTVVVGNSSTFFYDDLMITPRGYQRKYTLNQTEQPLRPHQRLRKEAEPWALDQEETVKQTASAIEAVQTTPEETATSRVLAEEALQAILGEPTSAVVHQPIQSIFEVAVSPGLANKKFTPVQMTTLAEVVGEKGTMEYTPDHQIKLQIPTTQPDVIIKKLQAASFLLSPVGDVFTIKACDFCDGEKSDAIPHTEELQKRLGGMDMPKELKLGINGCGMACYGAVQEDIGIVYRKGAFDLFLGAKTVGRNAHSGQIVAEGIAPDDIIEIVENIVHEYKEKGHPNERFHKFFKRVKNVYGFDYQDITPKIKVEPAPCGD